AAATTGCATCTCAGAAATTAAGCTAAAAAAGTAAAAGTGGAGTTATCGGAGATTTCCGATCAACTCCTGTATTGACTGTATGGCTTCATCTACTTTTGCCTGGGCGATCTCAACTGTCCAGCCTCCGGCAGTGAAAAGATATCCGACTGCTCCGGCAACAATAAGCACGATTGCTCCGAGAACGTACCAGATGGTCCCGGAACTTTCGAACACCTCATATTCTTTACTCAGACCACCAACCTCTGCGGTATAGACACCGGGTTCTTCTTCTGTGTGTTTGAACTCGATCGTCTGACTTTCATCCATACCAAGACTTACAGTCTGTGAATCGACCACGGTACCGTTTACCTTCAGGTCAGCAGTGTATTCTCCTGCTGCAGTACCTGTGTTTGCGACATCAACACTGATGGTTGCCTCTTCACCCTCTTCCACATCCAGAGGTGTGATGCGCAGATTGCTGAACTCGAAATCGGCTGCAAGTTCCTGGACCTCAAGATTCAGTTCCGCGTCAAGGAATCCTGACTTTGTTGCCTCAAGCTTGTGCATGCCCACATCGGTCATTGTGTAGGTAATGGTACCGTCTTGAGATGTGGAGCCTATGGAGTTGCCGTCAAGTGTCACTTCAACACCCTCTACGGCCTCACTGCCGATTGCCTTGAGGACAAAGATGGTTGCAGAGGTACCTTCATATACCTCATCAGGTGATACCTCGATTACAAGTTTCTTTGACTCGTCATCGGGAGAGATAACTTCCAGCTCATCACTGCCAGAGGCATAGCCGGTCTTCTCAGCCACAATCTCCAATGTGCCTATCTTGCTGGCTGTGTATGTTATCCGGCCTTCATCATCCGTGGTTCCGATGGAACTGCCGTCCACCTTCACAGTTGCCTCACTGACAGATGCACCGCGGGAACTCACCCTGATGACCACATCGTCACCATTTGTAACAACGGACTTGTCCATATCCACGCTGAGTGTCTGGGAAGGTGCTGTGGTGACCTCCACATATGGATAATACCTCACATTACTCGAATCGGCGACATTGAAACTGATGTCACCCATAAGTGCCACGGATTTGCCCCTTGACAATGAGATGTCGTCCTTATTCTCCATTGTAATTCTGCCACTTGTACCGATGACCTCCATCTTGCCGAAAGTGTCTCCGTTCTCAATTTCGAGATAATTCTCGGATATCTGGAAAATACCCTGAACAGTAACAATATTTGACTCGGTTCCACTGAATATGGAATTAAAGTGTACGACAATTATTGGAACATCTTCAGAGTCGCCAATATCAGTCTTGTAGACGTAGTCGCCGCTTCCATCGATAATTCCGGTGTCCAGCTCGTCACCGTCCTTTGTCAGAGTCACCATGACCTTACCGCCGTCCCTGTCAACCTGAACGATGTTGAGCCTGTACCCTTCCTTCAGTGTCAGGGATGAGCCAGTATACACGGACTTCTTATCATCGTCATCTATGAGGACCTTCGAGAGCTGACCCGAAGATATCAGACTGACCGGACTGACATCATCGATTGATGTCGCAGAGGTATATGCCGCAAAATACTTCTCCGCCATGAAGCCGATGACACTAAAGTTATTCCATGCGGAGTGTTCGAATGATACCTCTTGGGGAGTGCTGGTGTAGACCAGATTCCCGTCACCGATTCTGCTGCCAGAAATGACTTTTAGCTCAAGTTCCTCTGTCCGGATACCCTCATCGATATCATAATAGAAACCTTCAAAATTCAGCGGCGTCCATGTCAGTGTTTCCTTACCTTCTGCAACAGTACCGCGAAGCTCGTAAGTTCCCGGGTCAGACATGTCAACAAAGGGTGCAAAGCGCAGGGTGCTTGAATCTGCTACGATAAAGTTAATTTTCCCCATTATATCAATGGTTTTTCCAGGAGACAGGGTGATTCTTCCATCGTTCTTCATTTCTATGTAGTCATTACCAAATCCTGTGACTTCCATCTTACCGAAGGTTTCCCCGTTCTCAATTTCGATATAGTCTTCGGATATCTGGAAAATACCCTGAACAGTAACAATATTTGACTCGGTTCCACTGAATATGGAATTAAAGTGTACGACAATTATTGGAACATCTTCAGAGTCGCCAATATCAGTCTTGTAGACGTAGTCGCCGCTTCCATCGATAATTCCGGTGTCCAGCTCGTCACCGTCCTTTGTCAGAGTCACCATGACCTTACCGCCGTCCCTGTCAACCTGAACGATGTTGAGCCTGTACCCTTCCTTCAGTGTCAGGGATGAGCCAGTATACACGGACTTCTTATCATCGTCATCTATGAGGACCTTCGAGAGCTGACCCGAAGATATCAGACTGACCGGACTGACATCATCGATTGATGTCGCAGAGGTATATGCCGCAAAATACTTCTCCGCCATGAAGCCGATTACCTCGTATGAGCCCCAGTCACTTTGTTCGAATTCAGTCTCAACTGGTCGTGTCTCATAAACGATGTCCCCTTCACCCAGAGACCTGTTTATATCAGTTATTCTCATGGTTTCTGAGCTTATGCCTGAATCCAGATCATAAAAGAATCCGGAAAAGCTCTTTGCATCCCATGTGTAGGTTGTGGATTGACCTGCATTCTCATCCCAGATCCTGTCACCACTGTAATAGTTTTCTGAGTATATCGAAAAGTTAGCAGAATCAATATTTACATCGGATGCACC
The window above is part of the Methanolobus zinderi genome. Proteins encoded here:
- a CDS encoding S-layer protein domain-containing protein gives rise to the protein MAAPSLSGGTVSPETGTVSDSFEFTVTYTDPNNTVADYVNVTIDGVPFSMSESDASDTNMVDGKDYTYTESSFTKGTYAYAFYTANANGTVGPLDSGTFEITNSAPVLSSPDVNPSSGSPADNFVFTVTYTDADNDSANYVNVTIDGTPYSMSATDASDTNTADGKEYTYTGSSFSAGTHSYNFSASDGTDIVGPEGSGTFDVGSGSSLTGSISPSSGNPSTTFNFNATFTNEDDEIPDYVRVTIDGNEYDMTEVDSADLITSDGKDYSYSDSGFSDGSHTYSFSAGVGSDTIGPVGSGTFDVDVSNHQPTLTDDEVNAPDEFIVGKKVYFNVTYTDSDNDAPSFMYVQIDGDNNTMSKLDSSDNDATNGIEYTYNTSSLDKGEHTYAFYASDGASDVNIDSANFSIYSENYYSGDRIWDENAGQSTTYTWDAKSFSGFFYDLDSGISSETMRITDINRSLGEGDIVYETRPVETEFEQSDWGSYEVIGFMAEKYFAAYTSATSIDDVSPVSLISSGQLSKVLIDDDDKKSVYTGSSLTLKEGYRLNIVQVDRDGGKVMVTLTKDGDELDTGIIDGSGDYVYKTDIGDSEDVPIIVVHFNSIFSGTESNIVTVQGIFQISEDYIEIENGETFGKMEVTGFGNDYIEMKNDGRITLSPGKTIDIMGKINFIVADSSTLRFAPFVDMSDPGTYELRGTVAEGKETLTWTPLNFEGFYYDIDEGIRTEELELKVISGSRIGDGNLVYTSTPQEVSFEHSAWNNFSVIGFMAEKYFAAYTSATSIDDVSPVSLISSGQLSKVLIDDDDKKSVYTGSSLTLKEGYRLNIVQVDRDGGKVMVTLTKDGDELDTGIIDGSGDYVYKTDIGDSEDVPIIVVHFNSIFSGTESNIVTVQGIFQISENYLEIENGDTFGKMEVIGTSGRITMENKDDISLSRGKSVALMGDISFNVADSSNVRYYPYVEVTTAPSQTLSVDMDKSVVTNGDDVVIRVSSRGASVSEATVKVDGSSIGTTDDEGRITYTASKIGTLEIVAEKTGYASGSDELEVISPDDESKKLVIEVSPDEVYEGTSATIFVLKAIGSEAVEGVEVTLDGNSIGSTSQDGTITYTMTDVGMHKLEATKSGFLDAELNLEVQELAADFEFSNLRITPLDVEEGEEATISVDVANTGTAAGEYTADLKVNGTVVDSQTVSLGMDESQTIEFKHTEEEPGVYTAEVGGLSKEYEVFESSGTIWYVLGAIVLIVAGAVGYLFTAGGWTVEIAQAKVDEAIQSIQELIGNLR